The Lactuca sativa cultivar Salinas chromosome 2, Lsat_Salinas_v11, whole genome shotgun sequence genome includes a window with the following:
- the LOC111883360 gene encoding pentatricopeptide repeat-containing protein At3g24000, mitochondrial-like: MYAKCGAIVDAMKVFNGMEFHDQVSWTSIISGLSQNGQGKEAISLFKQMLRTQIIPNCFTYVSVISSCTKQESVSKCSELLHAHVIKLGHENNKFVISSLIDNYSKCGKMDKVVMLFEACIIKDSILLNSMISAYSHNLLGEEALKLFMKMHNENVSVSQHSLTSILDACGALTVLQQGKQIHALVTKTGSDQNTFVIGALINMYSKCGNINEASHVFNQTVHKNNILWTSMMSAYAQSGRGLDALEIFDHLVMEKEIDFTPDHVCFTVVLTACNHSGLLEKGVEYFEKMRSYNLAPEIDQYACLIDLYARKGDLESARKVFDEMPFEGNAVMWSCFLSCCKEYGNVELGREAAYKLFELEPCSPVPYLILADICGAAGLWSEVGNIRKMMSENGVRKCVAGWSWVEVDNEVHVFCVGDLSHVRSDDIYLELEKVSLEMMSECSKQYNILISES, encoded by the coding sequence ATGTATGCAAAATGTGGCGCCATTGTTGATGCAATGAAGGTATTCAATGGAATGGAGTTTCATGATCAAGTATCATGGACTTCAATCATATCTGGGCTTTCACAAAATGGACAGGGAAAAGAAGCCATTTCTTTATTCAAACAAATGTTGAGAACACAAATTATTCCCAATTGTTTCACTTATGTTAGCGTTATTAGCAGTTGTACAAAACAAGAATCAGTATCCAAATGCAGTGAGTTGCTTCATGCTCATGTTATAAAACTCGGGCATGAAAACAACAAGTTTGTAATAAGCTCTCTCATTGATAATTATTCAAAATGTGGAAAGATGGATAAAGTTGTGATGCTATTTGAAGCATGTATAATAAAAGATTCTATTCTTTTAAACTCTATGATCTCAGCATACTCCCATAACCTTTTAGGTGAAGAAGCTCTTAAACTTTTCATGAAAATGCATAACGAAAACGTGAGTGTAAGCCAACATTCTTTGACCAGTATTTTGGATGCTTGTGGGGCGTTGACTGTTCTCCAACAAGGAAAACAAATCCACGCTTTGGTAACAAAAACGGGTTCAGATCAAAACACTTTTGTAATCGGTGCTTTGATTAACATGTACTCAAAATGTGGTAACATTAATGAAGCTAGTCATGTATTTAATCAAACAGTTCACAAGAACAACATATTATGGACATCGATGATGTCAGCATACGCACAAAGTGGTAGAGGTCTAGATGCTTTGGAAATCTTTGATCATTTAGTAATGGAAAAAGAAATAGATTTTACCCCAGATCATGTATGTTTCACTGTTGTGTTGACTGCTTGTAATCACTCAGGGCTTCTAGAAAAGGGTGTTGAGTATTTTGAGAAGATGAGATCATACAATTTGGCTCCTGAGATTGATCAATACGCGTGTTTGATTGATCTGTATGCGAGAAAAGGTGATCTTGAAAGTGCACgcaaggtgtttgatgaaatgccattTGAAGGAAATGCTGTGATGTGGAGTTGTTTTTTGAGTTGTTGTAAAGAGTATGGGAATGTGGAGTTGGGGAGAGAGGCTGCTTATAAGTTGTTTGAACTTGAACCATGTAGTCCTGTGCCTTATTTGATTTTAGCAGATATATGTGGTGCAGCTGGTTTATGGAGTGAAGTTGGGAATATAAGGAAGATGATGAGTGAAAATGGAGTGAGAAAATGTGTTGCAGggtggagttgggttgaggtggaTAATGAAGTTCATGTTTTTTGTGTGGGGGATTTGTCTCATGTTCGATCGGATGATATTTATTTAGAATTAGAAAAGGTTAGTTTGGAGATGATGAGTGAATGTAGCAAACAATATAACATTTTGATTAGTGAATCTTGA